Proteins co-encoded in one Mycobacterium mantenii genomic window:
- a CDS encoding thiolase family protein, which produces MSEAVIVSALRTPIGTARKGTLRDTSAFDLAHHVVSEAAKDLDPAQVDDVILGEGLYGGGVIARHAAITAGLSHVPGLANNRHCAAGQAAVQSAAASVRAGMDELIIAGGVNAASTSPRSRIQVDGDWVDWFPPTHPDRPDAPNMDMSITVGWNAAVKAGVSREEMDAWALRSHRNAIAAIDEGRFKEEIIPIETRHGLFSVDEHPRRDTTMEKLAALKPLHPEIEGFSITAGNACGANDGAAALVIASDRLGLPALATIRSWASVGVDPAITGLAPVDAIPKALARAGLSTSNVDLFEINEAFAAMCVATIKLLELDPDKVNVSGSGCSLGHPVAATGARILVTLVHELRRRGGGIGVAAMCAGGGMGSATVIEVAAP; this is translated from the coding sequence GTGTCCGAAGCCGTCATCGTGTCCGCCCTGCGCACCCCTATCGGCACCGCCCGCAAGGGGACACTGCGTGACACCAGTGCGTTCGACCTGGCGCACCACGTGGTCAGCGAAGCGGCGAAGGATCTGGACCCGGCGCAGGTCGACGACGTGATCCTGGGCGAGGGCCTCTACGGCGGCGGCGTGATCGCCCGCCACGCGGCCATCACGGCCGGGCTATCCCACGTACCCGGTCTGGCCAACAACCGACACTGCGCGGCCGGGCAGGCGGCGGTGCAGAGCGCGGCGGCCAGCGTGCGGGCCGGGATGGACGAGCTCATCATCGCCGGCGGCGTGAATGCGGCGTCGACGTCGCCGCGCTCCCGCATCCAGGTGGACGGCGACTGGGTCGACTGGTTCCCGCCGACCCACCCGGACCGGCCCGACGCGCCGAACATGGACATGTCGATCACCGTGGGCTGGAACGCCGCGGTCAAAGCCGGCGTGAGTCGCGAGGAGATGGACGCGTGGGCGCTGCGGTCGCACCGCAATGCCATCGCCGCCATCGACGAAGGCCGCTTCAAAGAGGAGATCATCCCGATCGAGACGCGGCACGGCCTGTTCTCGGTCGACGAGCACCCGCGCCGCGACACCACCATGGAAAAGCTAGCCGCGCTCAAGCCGCTGCACCCCGAGATCGAGGGCTTCTCGATCACCGCCGGCAATGCCTGCGGCGCCAACGACGGTGCTGCGGCGTTGGTCATCGCCAGCGACCGGCTCGGGCTGCCCGCGCTGGCCACCATCCGGTCCTGGGCGTCCGTCGGCGTCGACCCAGCGATCACCGGCTTGGCGCCCGTCGACGCGATCCCGAAAGCCCTCGCACGCGCGGGCCTTTCGACCTCGAACGTGGACCTTTTCGAGATCAACGAGGCGTTCGCCGCCATGTGCGTGGCCACCATCAAACTGCTCGAGCTTGACCCCGACAAGGTCAACGTCAGTGGCAGCGGCTGCTCGCTGGGGCATCCCGTCGCGGCGACCGGAGCCCGGATTCTCGTCACCCTGGTGCACGAATTGCGCCGCCGCGGCGGCGGCATCGGCGTCGCGGCGATGTGTGCGGGCGGCGGGATGGGTTCGGCGACGGTGATCGAGGTCGCGGCTCCATGA
- a CDS encoding enoyl-CoA hydratase/isomerase family protein, translating into MYDMPTEIDVQSDGALRIITLNRPDSLNSVNDNLHVGLARLWQRLTDDPTARAAVITGAGRAFSAGGDFTYLEELANDAELRAKTIRDGREIVLGMARCRIPVVAAVNGPAVGLGCSLVALSDIVYIAESAYLADPHVQVGLVAADGGPLTWPLHISLLLAKEFALTGTRISAQRAVELGLANHIADDPVAEAIASAKKILELPQQAVESTKRVLNIHLERAVLASLDYALSAESQSFVTEDFRANVAKFNAAKKN; encoded by the coding sequence GTGTACGACATGCCCACCGAAATCGACGTTCAGTCCGACGGTGCCCTGCGCATCATCACGCTCAACCGCCCGGATTCGCTCAACTCGGTCAATGACAACCTGCACGTCGGACTCGCGCGGCTCTGGCAGCGACTCACCGATGACCCCACGGCCCGCGCCGCAGTGATCACCGGTGCCGGCCGGGCGTTTTCGGCCGGCGGCGATTTCACGTATCTGGAGGAGCTTGCGAACGATGCTGAGCTGCGCGCCAAAACCATCCGCGATGGGCGCGAGATCGTGCTGGGCATGGCCCGCTGCCGAATCCCGGTGGTGGCGGCGGTCAACGGCCCCGCCGTCGGGCTGGGCTGCAGCCTGGTGGCGCTCAGCGACATCGTCTACATCGCCGAAAGCGCCTATCTGGCCGACCCGCACGTGCAGGTCGGTCTGGTGGCCGCCGACGGTGGACCGCTGACCTGGCCGCTGCACATCAGCCTGCTGCTGGCCAAGGAATTCGCCCTCACCGGCACCCGGATCAGCGCACAGCGGGCCGTCGAACTCGGCTTGGCCAATCACATTGCGGACGACCCGGTTGCGGAGGCGATCGCCAGCGCCAAAAAGATCTTGGAGCTGCCGCAGCAGGCGGTGGAGAGCACCAAGCGGGTGCTCAACATTCATCTGGAGCGGGCCGTGCTCGCCAGTCTGGACTATGCGCTGTCGGCCGAGAGCCAGTCGTTCGTGACCGAGGACTTCCGCGCCAACGTCGCGAAATTCAACGCGGCCAAGAAGAACTGA
- a CDS encoding thiamine pyrophosphate-dependent enzyme — MTCTPEAAAAVVGDDRLELYRRMWVLRLLDMALEDLRIDGPIDDAGRAEFGQEAVAVGTVAALRPGDLVNAATPQFRHAQQVTLALPLGPAIAEMVGPKRRRFGGAADWKRTLANESVLGQSTLFALGDANVQRLAGAGKVSLCVISGRDTNSVEFTTAARIAAQWRLPVVFVVENIRGGASARRRAYEYDAMPMLPVDGRDVVAVADAVAEAVHQASVGGGPALVEAITYHTNHPVAVDPLVFVSRQLIAAGCNATRLCEVERGARHLVAEAVASAKASVRAQQIASVPKSKPWSAAS; from the coding sequence ATGACTTGCACCCCCGAGGCCGCGGCAGCAGTTGTCGGTGACGACCGGCTGGAGCTGTACCGCCGAATGTGGGTTTTGCGGCTGCTCGACATGGCATTGGAGGACCTACGTATCGACGGCCCGATCGACGACGCCGGACGGGCGGAATTCGGGCAGGAGGCGGTGGCCGTCGGCACGGTTGCGGCGCTTCGGCCGGGTGACCTCGTCAACGCGGCCACCCCGCAGTTCCGGCACGCTCAACAGGTCACCCTGGCCCTACCGCTCGGCCCCGCCATCGCCGAAATGGTTGGACCGAAGCGCCGACGATTCGGGGGGGCCGCCGACTGGAAACGAACACTGGCCAACGAAAGTGTGCTGGGGCAATCGACGCTCTTCGCGCTGGGTGACGCCAATGTCCAGCGACTGGCCGGTGCAGGCAAGGTCAGTTTGTGTGTCATCAGTGGCCGCGACACAAACTCCGTCGAGTTCACCACTGCCGCCAGGATCGCCGCGCAATGGCGGCTACCGGTCGTGTTCGTCGTGGAAAACATCCGCGGTGGAGCCAGCGCGCGCCGGCGCGCCTACGAGTACGACGCGATGCCCATGCTGCCGGTCGACGGCAGGGACGTTGTGGCGGTGGCCGACGCGGTCGCCGAAGCGGTGCACCAGGCGAGCGTCGGCGGTGGGCCCGCGCTGGTTGAGGCGATCACGTACCACACGAATCATCCCGTTGCCGTCGACCCGTTGGTTTTCGTAAGTCGGCAGCTGATCGCCGCCGGTTGCAACGCCACGCGCCTCTGCGAGGTGGAACGCGGGGCACGCCATCTGGTGGCCGAGGCCGTGGCCTCCGCAAAAGCATCGGTGCGGGCGCAGCAGATCGCGTCCGTGCCAAAGTCGAAGCCCTGGTCGGCCGCTAGCTGA
- a CDS encoding FAD-dependent oxidoreductase: protein MSWDHEVDVVVLGSGGAGLTAALTAAVAGASVEVYEKAPTVGGTTAVSGGIVWIPAHNRSPDGELTPADALRYLRAQSLGSMDDELVETFVRTGPAMLDFIEAHSGLQFEIATGFPDYRPELPGGQPTGGRSLSAAPFDLAQLGEWATRITSFPADWSNVGFDAETRARLHAAIDERTGHLCVAGTALTAGLLKGLLDAGVTPHTNARAEGLIAEDGEITGVRVALPDRTIRVRARHGVILGTGGFEWDPALAQAFLRGPMHGAVSPPNNTGDGLRMAMEHGAALANMGEAWWVPIVQIPGDTIEGKPRSRSVRLERTRPRSIIVNQAGRRFVNEACDYNSMAGAFHYLDPRGGYVNDRGWMVFDSIHLQRYGFLGIEPGQPVPDWFCESADLAELAAKAGIDGDGLTRTVENWNRQVAAGADPDFGRGSSAYDGYWGDESATTPAGRTLGPIDTAPFYAVPVSIGAMGTKGGPRTDHDARVLHVGGEPIPGLFAAGNAMGGVTGRAYGGAGGTLGPAMVFGYRAGHAAATGKSVDLK from the coding sequence ATGTCATGGGACCACGAAGTCGACGTCGTCGTGCTCGGCAGTGGCGGCGCCGGCCTCACCGCCGCGCTGACCGCGGCCGTAGCGGGCGCGTCGGTGGAGGTCTACGAGAAGGCCCCGACCGTCGGCGGGACCACCGCCGTCTCCGGCGGCATCGTGTGGATCCCCGCCCACAACCGTTCTCCCGACGGTGAATTGACGCCCGCCGACGCGTTGCGGTACCTGCGCGCCCAGTCACTCGGGTCGATGGACGACGAGTTGGTCGAAACGTTCGTGCGGACCGGCCCGGCGATGCTCGATTTCATCGAGGCCCACAGCGGCCTCCAGTTCGAGATCGCCACCGGCTTTCCCGACTATCGTCCCGAGTTGCCGGGGGGGCAGCCGACCGGCGGCAGGTCGCTGAGTGCGGCCCCCTTCGACCTGGCTCAATTGGGCGAATGGGCAACCCGGATCACGTCTTTCCCGGCCGACTGGTCGAACGTCGGTTTCGACGCCGAGACCAGGGCGCGCCTGCACGCGGCGATCGACGAACGTACCGGCCACCTGTGCGTTGCGGGCACCGCGTTGACCGCGGGGCTCCTCAAGGGACTGCTGGACGCCGGGGTGACCCCGCACACCAACGCCCGGGCCGAAGGACTCATCGCCGAGGATGGAGAAATCACCGGTGTGCGGGTGGCCCTGCCGGATCGGACCATCAGGGTTCGCGCCCGGCACGGGGTCATCTTGGGCACCGGGGGTTTCGAGTGGGATCCGGCTCTGGCACAAGCCTTTCTGCGCGGACCTATGCACGGCGCGGTGTCGCCGCCCAACAACACCGGCGACGGTCTGCGCATGGCGATGGAGCACGGCGCCGCCCTGGCCAACATGGGCGAAGCGTGGTGGGTGCCGATCGTGCAAATCCCGGGCGACACCATCGAAGGCAAGCCGCGCAGCCGCAGCGTGCGGCTGGAAAGAACGCGGCCGCGCAGCATCATCGTCAACCAGGCCGGCCGGCGATTCGTCAACGAGGCGTGCGATTACAACTCGATGGCCGGCGCCTTCCACTACCTGGATCCTCGCGGCGGCTATGTCAACGACCGCGGGTGGATGGTCTTCGATTCGATTCACCTGCAGCGCTACGGATTTCTCGGTATCGAACCCGGGCAACCCGTCCCGGACTGGTTCTGCGAATCGGCCGACCTTGCCGAGTTGGCCGCCAAGGCCGGCATCGACGGCGACGGATTGACCCGCACCGTCGAGAACTGGAATCGTCAGGTGGCCGCCGGCGCGGACCCCGACTTCGGGCGCGGCTCCAGCGCCTACGACGGCTACTGGGGTGACGAGAGCGCAACCACGCCGGCCGGCAGGACACTGGGCCCTATCGACACCGCCCCGTTCTACGCGGTACCGGTGAGCATCGGTGCGATGGGCACCAAGGGCGGACCGCGCACCGATCACGATGCCCGCGTTCTGCACGTCGGCGGCGAGCCGATACCGGGCCTGTTCGCGGCGGGCAATGCGATGGGCGGTGTGACCGGGCGGGCCTACGGGGGTGCTGGCGGAACCTTGGGCCCGGCAATGGTTTTCGGCTATCGCGCGGGTCATGCTGCCGCCACCGGGAAGTCGGTCGACCTGAAGTAG
- a CDS encoding sensor histidine kinase, whose product MAVAGDAELERVRAIHQLRSYRIGSVLRLGVVGLMVAAMAVGTSRSEWPQESVLIGLYALVALCALGLAFAPFRRWIGLGRLVVIGRLEPFAFTVIDVVALTVFQLLSTNGIYPLLIMAMLPVLLGLDVSSRRAAVVLIFSMLGFAIAVLQDPVMSSAVRLSEAGFRFLLYAFLCCAAFLVVRIEERHIRSVAGLSALREELLAQTMNASDVSQRRISEFIHDGPLQDILAVRQELVELDATLNGDERVDRALAGLQSASERLRQATFELHPAVLEQVGLGAAVQQLAEFTAQRSGIDITTDIEYSTRNDVDPVVFGVVRELLSNVAQHAAARNASVMLGITDHTCVLHVVDDGVGFSQETVARRLGEGHIGLASHRARVEAAGGALMFLDARVGTHVCVEVPLKN is encoded by the coding sequence GTGGCGGTAGCCGGTGACGCAGAACTGGAACGCGTGCGCGCGATTCACCAATTGCGCTCGTATCGCATCGGCTCGGTGCTCCGGCTGGGCGTAGTCGGCCTCATGGTGGCGGCCATGGCCGTCGGCACCAGCCGGTCGGAGTGGCCACAGGAAAGCGTGCTGATCGGGCTGTACGCACTCGTCGCGCTCTGCGCGCTGGGATTGGCTTTCGCTCCGTTCCGTCGATGGATCGGATTGGGCCGCTTGGTCGTGATCGGCCGGCTGGAGCCGTTCGCGTTCACCGTCATCGACGTTGTCGCGCTGACGGTCTTCCAGCTGTTGTCCACCAACGGGATCTATCCGCTGCTGATCATGGCGATGTTGCCGGTCCTGTTGGGACTCGACGTCTCCTCCCGCCGGGCGGCGGTGGTGCTGATCTTCTCGATGCTCGGGTTCGCCATTGCGGTGCTACAAGATCCGGTGATGTCGAGCGCGGTCCGGTTGTCGGAGGCCGGATTTCGGTTCCTGCTCTACGCATTCCTCTGTTGCGCGGCTTTCTTGGTGGTGCGCATCGAGGAGCGTCATATCCGCTCGGTGGCCGGCCTGAGCGCGCTGCGGGAGGAACTGCTCGCGCAGACGATGAATGCCTCGGACGTGTCGCAACGGCGGATCTCGGAATTCATTCACGACGGACCCCTGCAAGACATCCTGGCGGTGCGCCAAGAGTTGGTCGAATTGGACGCGACGCTGAACGGCGACGAACGTGTGGACCGGGCACTGGCAGGTTTGCAGTCGGCCTCGGAACGATTGCGGCAGGCCACCTTCGAGTTGCATCCGGCGGTCCTCGAGCAGGTCGGGCTCGGCGCCGCGGTGCAGCAACTCGCGGAGTTCACCGCACAGCGTTCCGGCATCGACATCACCACCGACATCGAATACTCGACGCGCAACGACGTCGACCCGGTCGTATTCGGCGTGGTGCGTGAATTGCTTTCCAACGTCGCGCAACATGCCGCGGCCCGCAACGCGTCGGTCATGCTCGGGATCACCGACCACACCTGCGTTCTGCATGTGGTCGACGACGGCGTGGGGTTCAGCCAGGAGACGGTGGCGCGCCGCCTCGGGGAGGGGCACATCGGGCTGGCGTCGCACCGCGCCCGGGTGGAGGCCGCCGGGGGCGCCCTGATGTTTCTCGATGCCCGGGTGGGCACCCACGTCTGCGTCGAAGTGCCGCTCAAGAATTAG
- a CDS encoding proline iminopeptidase-family hydrolase — MIAVPGGEVWFRRTGGGAGRPLLVIHGGPGLPHTYLRSLGRLATEREVIFWDQLGCGNSKCPPNRELWTMERSVAEVDAVVRALDLDRFHLFGNSWGGMLAQQYVLDAAPAGAAGLTISNSIASIPEFAKMVARLKSELDPATQAAIDRHEAAGSTHAPEYQAAIRTWNETYLCRLRPWPRELEDAFRNMGAEVFETMFGPSDFHIVGTIRNWDVVDRLSEIAVPTLVLAGRYDECVPEHMWEMHQRIPGSKFELFEASAHMPFIEEPDKFDAVMRDFLRRHDA; from the coding sequence ATGATCGCAGTCCCGGGCGGGGAAGTTTGGTTCAGGCGCACCGGCGGCGGCGCGGGTCGTCCTTTGCTGGTCATTCACGGCGGGCCAGGTTTACCGCACACCTACCTGCGGTCACTGGGGCGGTTGGCGACGGAGCGCGAGGTCATCTTCTGGGATCAGCTCGGCTGCGGAAACTCCAAATGCCCACCCAACCGCGAACTTTGGACGATGGAGCGCTCGGTGGCCGAGGTGGACGCCGTGGTGCGAGCCCTGGATCTGGACCGCTTCCACCTCTTCGGCAACTCCTGGGGCGGGATGCTGGCCCAACAGTATGTGCTCGACGCGGCGCCCGCCGGCGCCGCGGGCCTGACCATTTCCAATAGCATCGCGTCCATCCCGGAGTTCGCGAAGATGGTGGCGCGCTTGAAGTCCGAACTGGACCCCGCTACCCAGGCCGCCATCGACCGGCATGAGGCCGCCGGCAGCACGCACGCGCCCGAGTATCAGGCCGCCATCCGAACCTGGAACGAGACCTACCTGTGCCGGCTACGCCCGTGGCCGCGAGAGCTCGAGGATGCGTTCCGCAACATGGGCGCCGAAGTCTTCGAGACCATGTTCGGCCCCAGCGACTTCCACATCGTGGGGACGATCCGGAACTGGGATGTGGTCGACCGGCTCAGCGAAATCGCCGTGCCGACACTGGTACTCGCGGGCCGGTACGACGAGTGCGTGCCCGAACACATGTGGGAAATGCACCAGCGGATACCGGGTTCAAAGTTCGAGCTGTTCGAGGCCAGCGCGCACATGCCGTTCATCGAGGAGCCGGACAAGTTCGATGCGGTGATGCGCGACTTCCTGCGCCGGCATGATGCCTGA
- a CDS encoding IclR family transcriptional regulator: protein MTGSGTGSQTLARGLTALQMVADSPRGLTVQQLADQVGVHRTIAYRLLTTLAEFRLVAKGEDGRYRPAAGLAVLGASFDRNVRQVSLPTLRALADELGTTVSLLIAEGDQQVAIAVIVPSHVAYQLSFHEGSRYPLDRGAAGIALLACMPPRPGERELVSRARERGWVTTYGEIEPNTYGLAVGVRRPVPSPPTCINLISHREDVVMRGKDAVVKAAKELSELLS from the coding sequence GTGACCGGGTCCGGTACCGGTTCGCAGACCCTGGCCAGGGGTCTGACGGCGCTGCAGATGGTGGCGGACTCCCCCAGAGGACTGACGGTGCAACAGCTCGCCGATCAGGTGGGGGTGCACCGCACCATCGCCTACCGATTACTGACGACGTTGGCCGAGTTCCGACTGGTGGCCAAGGGAGAAGACGGCCGCTACCGGCCGGCAGCGGGCCTGGCCGTGCTCGGCGCTTCCTTCGACCGCAATGTGCGCCAGGTGAGTCTGCCGACGCTGCGCGCGCTGGCCGACGAGCTCGGCACCACCGTGTCCCTACTCATCGCCGAAGGCGACCAACAGGTGGCCATCGCGGTGATCGTGCCCAGCCATGTCGCCTACCAGCTTTCGTTTCACGAGGGCAGCCGATACCCGTTGGATCGCGGCGCCGCCGGGATCGCCCTGCTAGCGTGCATGCCTCCGCGCCCGGGCGAACGCGAGCTGGTTTCCCGTGCGCGCGAACGTGGTTGGGTGACGACCTACGGTGAAATCGAGCCGAATACCTACGGGCTGGCCGTGGGGGTGCGCCGCCCGGTGCCGTCCCCGCCAACGTGCATCAACCTCATCTCACACCGGGAAGACGTCGTGATGCGCGGCAAGGATGCGGTAGTCAAGGCCGCCAAGGAGTTGTCGGAGCTACTGAGCTGA
- a CDS encoding response regulator: MVCAATPETVRVVVGDDHPLFREGVVRALSSSGSVRVVGEAEDGSAALELIKSHVPDVALLDYRMPGMDGAQVAAAVRTQGLATRVLLISAHDEPAIVYQALQQGAAGFVLKDSTRSEIVKAVLDCAQGHDVVAPTLAGGLAAEIRQRAEPTAPVLSAREREVLSRIARGKSVPAIAGELFVAPSTVKTHVQRLYEKLGVSDRAAAVAEAMRQGLLS; the protein is encoded by the coding sequence ATGGTCTGCGCGGCTACCCCCGAAACGGTGCGGGTGGTCGTCGGCGACGATCACCCGCTTTTTCGGGAAGGCGTCGTGCGCGCGCTGTCGTCGAGCGGCTCGGTCCGCGTCGTCGGTGAGGCGGAAGACGGCTCTGCCGCTTTGGAATTGATCAAGTCGCACGTGCCCGACGTCGCGCTGCTCGACTACCGGATGCCCGGCATGGATGGCGCCCAGGTGGCGGCGGCGGTGCGTACGCAGGGTTTGGCCACCCGGGTGTTGCTGATCTCGGCACACGACGAGCCGGCGATCGTGTACCAGGCGCTGCAGCAGGGAGCGGCCGGCTTCGTGCTGAAGGACTCGACGCGCAGCGAGATCGTCAAGGCCGTGCTCGACTGCGCGCAGGGTCACGATGTGGTGGCGCCCACGCTCGCCGGTGGCCTTGCCGCCGAGATCCGGCAGCGTGCGGAGCCGACGGCGCCGGTGTTGAGCGCGCGCGAGCGTGAGGTGCTCAGTCGGATCGCGCGAGGCAAAAGCGTCCCCGCGATTGCCGGTGAGCTCTTTGTGGCCCCCTCGACGGTCAAAACTCATGTGCAACGCCTCTACGAGAAGCTCGGTGTCAGCGATCGCGCGGCCGCCGTCGCCGAGGCTATGCGCCAAGGTCTGCTCAGCTAG
- a CDS encoding alpha/beta fold hydrolase, protein MAEFESIWSDLQGVAFEQGYLDAGGVRTRYLRAGDPGKPVLVLLHGSGGHAEAYVRNLAAHAEHFWTWSIDMLGHGYTDKPGHPLEVRHYVEHLMAVLRTIGVDRACISGESLGGWVAARTAVDHPDVVKRLVLNTAGGSQADPVVMQRIITLSMAAAEDPTWETVQARIKWLMADKSKAYDDLVASRQRVYRQSGFVSAMSDIMALQDPEIRARNILGPDEYGSIIAPTLVLWTSDDPTADVTEGRRMASMIPGARFEVMPGCGHWPQYEDAKTFNQLHLDFLLGR, encoded by the coding sequence GTGGCGGAGTTCGAGAGCATCTGGAGCGATCTCCAGGGCGTCGCGTTTGAGCAGGGCTACCTCGACGCCGGAGGCGTGCGTACCCGCTACCTGCGTGCCGGTGATCCCGGCAAGCCGGTGCTGGTGCTACTGCACGGATCCGGTGGCCACGCCGAGGCCTACGTCCGCAATCTGGCGGCGCACGCCGAGCATTTCTGGACTTGGTCGATCGACATGCTCGGCCACGGGTACACCGACAAGCCGGGACATCCGCTGGAAGTCCGCCACTACGTCGAGCACTTGATGGCGGTGCTGCGCACCATCGGGGTTGATCGCGCGTGCATCAGTGGCGAATCGCTCGGCGGCTGGGTGGCCGCCCGTACCGCGGTCGACCACCCGGATGTGGTTAAGCGACTGGTGCTTAACACCGCCGGTGGCTCGCAGGCCGATCCCGTGGTGATGCAACGGATCATCACGCTGTCCATGGCCGCCGCCGAGGACCCGACTTGGGAAACGGTGCAAGCGCGCATCAAATGGCTGATGGCCGACAAGTCTAAGGCGTACGACGACCTGGTTGCCAGCCGCCAAAGGGTCTATCGCCAATCGGGATTCGTCTCCGCCATGAGCGATATCATGGCGTTGCAAGATCCGGAGATTCGGGCGCGCAACATCCTCGGCCCGGACGAATACGGGTCGATCATCGCCCCGACGCTGGTGCTGTGGACCAGTGACGACCCCACCGCCGACGTGACGGAGGGTCGTCGCATGGCCTCGATGATTCCGGGCGCTCGCTTCGAAGTGATGCCCGGGTGCGGTCATTGGCCGCAGTACGAGGACGCCAAGACGTTCAACCAGTTGCATCTCGACTTCCTGCTAGGGCGCTGA
- the meaB gene encoding methylmalonyl Co-A mutase-associated GTPase MeaB: MIIADLIDRARNGSPRAAGRLLSLVEGEQRDEVLASIGPAPQGMGPVIGITGPPGAGKSTTVAALVGAYRERGSRVAVLAVDPSSPFSGGALLGDRIRMAAHINDSDVLIRSVATRGHLGGLAAAVPAAIRLLGAIGYDVVLLETVGVGQSEIEIAAVADPTVVILNPGAGDAVQAAKAGVLEVADIVAVNKADRDGAEQTVRDLRAETSAPIVSLIAARGEGVEDLMAAIEDHRRTDSRARRLARARAQILSLAQTRLRAQPDLDRLAEAVVDGDQDPYTAADQLIAPPAPQTD; the protein is encoded by the coding sequence ATGATCATCGCCGATCTGATTGACCGCGCGCGCAACGGATCTCCCCGCGCGGCCGGTCGGCTTCTCAGCCTGGTCGAGGGCGAGCAGCGCGACGAGGTCTTGGCGAGCATCGGTCCCGCGCCGCAGGGCATGGGGCCGGTCATCGGCATCACCGGACCACCCGGCGCGGGGAAGTCGACGACGGTCGCCGCCTTGGTCGGGGCCTACCGCGAGCGCGGCAGCCGGGTGGCGGTGTTGGCGGTGGATCCGTCGTCCCCGTTCAGCGGGGGAGCGCTGCTGGGCGACCGAATTCGAATGGCCGCACATATCAACGACTCTGACGTTCTCATTCGTTCGGTGGCCACCCGCGGCCATCTCGGCGGTCTGGCCGCCGCGGTTCCGGCGGCCATCCGGCTGCTCGGGGCGATCGGTTACGACGTGGTGCTGCTCGAGACGGTGGGGGTGGGGCAGTCCGAGATCGAGATCGCCGCCGTCGCCGACCCGACCGTCGTCATCCTGAATCCCGGGGCGGGCGACGCGGTTCAGGCCGCCAAGGCGGGCGTGCTGGAAGTCGCCGACATCGTGGCGGTCAACAAGGCGGACCGCGACGGCGCCGAGCAGACGGTGCGGGACCTTCGGGCCGAAACCAGTGCCCCCATCGTTTCGCTGATCGCCGCCCGCGGCGAGGGCGTCGAAGACCTGATGGCCGCCATCGAGGACCACCGCCGCACCGACAGCCGCGCCCGCCGCCTAGCCCGCGCCCGAGCGCAGATCCTGTCGCTGGCGCAGACCCGGCTGCGGGCCCAGCCCGATCTCGACCGGCTCGCCGAGGCGGTCGTCGACGGCGACCAAGACCCGTACACAGCCGCCGATCAGCTGATCGCACCGCCGGCACCCCAAACCGACTGA